In Luteolibacter sp. Y139, a genomic segment contains:
- a CDS encoding TolB family protein: protein MSLLLRLSVLLSVVAFLTAEAEESPTQVVVAIRYFKEEGVSHSHLDLFDGNGGFLRHLTKDESGQDFDPVFSPDGRSVVYQRTKGKGVEWRMVSVDGSSDRTLKAAPEWHAKTFAEPESFGFPKFVVQSDGEERLETAAKPGDLEYKAASGRFSLVLKDARKEPDPADPEYFPKQAFLRTQGVDGEVLVETLPVFAPKRPAGEEEFWSGPLPSGKVPHEQEANEDHDVFGGGEDGILVLQGSPFWETAPLQVAFLRQHRGSTDGLGLFALDLNTRRLSELAPNGGRIVPLPGMPWFAVMVEQRYLPFNGGSVNCSYLDLWSADMQRIRFGEAKPAICYGASILMGKEKARVISLRGLKPPL from the coding sequence ATGAGCCTGCTGCTCCGGTTGTCCGTTTTGCTTTCCGTGGTCGCCTTTTTGACAGCGGAGGCGGAGGAGTCTCCAACGCAGGTGGTGGTGGCCATCCGCTATTTCAAAGAGGAAGGAGTGAGCCATTCACATCTCGATCTCTTCGATGGAAATGGGGGCTTCCTGCGGCACCTGACCAAGGACGAGTCCGGACAGGACTTCGATCCGGTGTTTTCTCCCGACGGACGCTCGGTGGTGTACCAGCGCACGAAGGGAAAGGGCGTGGAGTGGCGGATGGTTTCGGTGGATGGCAGCTCGGACCGGACTTTGAAGGCTGCGCCTGAATGGCACGCGAAGACGTTCGCCGAGCCGGAGTCGTTCGGCTTTCCCAAGTTCGTCGTCCAGAGCGACGGAGAAGAGCGGCTGGAGACTGCGGCGAAGCCGGGCGATCTCGAATACAAGGCGGCTTCCGGTAGGTTCTCCCTGGTCCTGAAGGACGCCCGCAAGGAGCCGGACCCGGCGGATCCGGAGTATTTCCCGAAGCAGGCGTTTCTGCGGACCCAAGGCGTGGATGGCGAAGTGCTGGTCGAGACGCTGCCGGTATTTGCGCCCAAGCGTCCTGCCGGGGAAGAGGAGTTTTGGAGCGGGCCCTTGCCTTCGGGGAAGGTTCCCCATGAGCAGGAAGCGAACGAAGATCACGATGTCTTCGGCGGGGGTGAAGACGGCATTCTGGTGCTGCAAGGCAGTCCCTTCTGGGAGACTGCTCCGCTTCAGGTCGCGTTCCTGAGGCAACACCGGGGAAGCACGGACGGGCTGGGGCTCTTCGCCTTGGATCTGAATACGCGGCGCCTTTCCGAGTTGGCACCCAACGGCGGAAGGATCGTGCCGCTTCCCGGGATGCCTTGGTTCGCGGTGATGGTGGAGCAACGGTATCTTCCCTTCAACGGAGGATCGGTGAACTGCTCCTACCTCGATCTGTGGAGTGCGGACATGCAGCGGATCCGCTTCGGAGAGGCCAAGCCGGCGATTTGTTACGGGGCCAGCATTCTCATGGGGAAGGAGAAAGCCCGGGTGATTTCGCTGCGGGGCTTGAAGCCGCCGCTTTGA
- a CDS encoding glycosyltransferase family 4 protein has translation MKISQPTRHIAFIGNYTPRRCGIATFTADICEAIATEFPEASCFAGAVNDRPEGYDYPSRVRFEIDQDDPESYTRAAEFLHINNVEVVSVQHEFGIYGGPAGSHLIGFLTQLKKPVVTTLHTVLKSPDAAQREVMTRLDELSERFVVMAERGQRLLVEVYGIDPGKIDLIPHGVIDMPFVDSNFYKDIFDAEGKTVLLTFGLLSPNKGIETAIEALPAILAEHPDVVYLIVGATHPHLLATQGEAYRESLEALAIKLGVEKQVIFHNRFVSMDELKEFIGGSDIYLTPYRNEAQITSGTLAYTFGAGKAIISTPYWHAQELLAEERGILVPFADAGAIAAAVNDLLEHPTRMTAMRKRAWKEGRKMTWPEVARRYMESFDRARAGLSVPIATVTDDVTYPIPAPKLDHLFRMTDHTGIFQHAIYSVPNYHEAYCTDDNARAFIYTVFHEVEHGPDPAIDRLASSYLAFLWYAFDANTRRFRNFMSHERHWLESNGSEDSHARALWAVGTALGHSQNEGFRNLSALLFQRGLEPVKRFSSPRAWAFTLVAIHEYLRAFSGDRAVAKMQRLLVARLVGLFQANSSPGWLWFERVATYDNAKLSHALILSGQHPAIETGLISLKWLLDEQTGDGGQFSPIGCHGFWPQGAEKARFDQQPVEAHAMVSACMAAFDVTGEQIWADHAHRCFEWFLGRNDLGVSLYDPGTGGCRDALLRDHINQNQGAESTLAFHLSRSELTRRAHGLAP, from the coding sequence ATGAAAATTTCCCAGCCGACCCGTCATATTGCCTTCATTGGCAACTACACGCCGCGGCGATGCGGCATCGCCACCTTCACCGCGGATATCTGCGAGGCCATCGCCACCGAATTTCCCGAGGCGAGCTGCTTCGCCGGAGCGGTGAATGACCGGCCGGAAGGCTACGACTACCCCTCGCGCGTCCGCTTTGAAATCGATCAGGATGATCCGGAGTCCTACACCAGGGCCGCCGAATTCCTGCACATCAACAACGTGGAGGTCGTCTCGGTGCAGCATGAATTCGGCATCTACGGCGGCCCGGCGGGATCCCATCTGATCGGATTCCTGACCCAGCTGAAGAAGCCGGTCGTGACCACGCTGCACACGGTCCTGAAGTCGCCGGACGCCGCGCAACGCGAAGTGATGACCCGGCTGGACGAACTCTCGGAGCGATTCGTCGTGATGGCGGAGCGCGGCCAGCGGCTGCTGGTGGAGGTCTATGGAATCGACCCCGGGAAGATCGACCTGATTCCCCACGGGGTGATCGACATGCCCTTCGTGGATTCGAATTTCTACAAGGACATCTTCGACGCCGAGGGCAAGACCGTGCTCCTGACCTTCGGCCTGCTCTCGCCGAACAAGGGCATCGAAACCGCCATCGAAGCGCTGCCAGCGATCCTGGCCGAGCACCCGGACGTCGTTTACCTGATCGTGGGAGCCACCCATCCCCACCTCCTCGCCACGCAGGGCGAGGCCTATCGCGAGAGCCTCGAAGCACTCGCCATCAAACTCGGCGTCGAGAAGCAGGTGATCTTCCACAACCGCTTCGTCTCGATGGACGAGCTGAAGGAATTCATCGGCGGCTCGGACATCTATCTCACCCCGTATCGCAACGAGGCGCAGATCACGTCCGGGACGCTTGCCTACACCTTCGGAGCCGGAAAGGCGATCATCTCCACCCCCTATTGGCACGCCCAGGAGCTGCTCGCCGAGGAACGCGGGATATTGGTGCCCTTTGCCGACGCAGGGGCCATCGCGGCGGCGGTGAATGATCTGTTAGAGCATCCGACACGGATGACGGCGATGCGCAAGCGGGCGTGGAAGGAAGGCCGCAAGATGACATGGCCTGAGGTCGCACGGCGCTACATGGAAAGCTTCGACCGCGCCCGCGCGGGCCTGAGCGTTCCGATCGCCACGGTGACGGATGACGTCACCTATCCGATCCCCGCCCCCAAGCTCGACCATCTATTCCGGATGACCGACCACACCGGCATCTTCCAGCACGCGATCTACAGCGTGCCGAACTACCATGAGGCCTACTGCACCGACGACAATGCGCGGGCCTTCATCTACACCGTCTTCCACGAGGTGGAGCATGGACCCGATCCTGCAATCGACCGGCTGGCCAGCAGCTACCTCGCATTCCTGTGGTATGCCTTTGACGCGAACACGCGCCGCTTCCGGAACTTCATGAGCCACGAGCGGCATTGGCTGGAAAGCAATGGCTCCGAAGACAGTCACGCCCGCGCCCTGTGGGCGGTCGGCACGGCGCTCGGGCACTCGCAGAATGAAGGCTTCCGCAATCTCTCCGCACTGCTCTTCCAACGCGGGCTCGAGCCGGTGAAACGCTTCAGCTCACCACGCGCCTGGGCTTTCACCCTGGTGGCGATCCACGAGTACCTGCGCGCCTTCTCCGGCGACCGCGCCGTGGCAAAGATGCAGCGGCTCCTCGTCGCGCGCCTGGTGGGACTCTTCCAAGCGAACTCGTCTCCCGGCTGGCTGTGGTTCGAGCGCGTCGCGACCTACGACAATGCCAAGCTGTCCCATGCACTGATCCTGTCCGGCCAGCATCCCGCGATCGAGACCGGCCTCATCTCGCTGAAATGGCTGCTCGACGAGCAGACCGGCGACGGCGGCCAATTCTCGCCCATCGGCTGCCACGGATTCTGGCCCCAGGGGGCGGAAAAGGCGCGCTTCGACCAACAGCCGGTGGAAGCCCACGCCATGGTCTCCGCCTGCATGGCCGCCTTCGATGTCACCGGCGAGCAAATCTGGGCCGACCACGCGCACCGCTGCTTCGAGTGGTTCCTCGGGCGCAATGACCTCGGCGTCTCCCTCTACGACCCGGGCACCGGCGGCTGCCGCGATGCCTTGCTGCGCGACCACATCAACCAAAACCAAGGAGCGGAATCCACACTCGCCTTCCATCTCTCGCGTTCCGAGCTCACCCGGCGCGCTCACGGCCTCGCGCCGTGA
- a CDS encoding PH domain-containing protein, whose amino-acid sequence MKEFAAPWGLTLRWSSFGLVAFAILISAATALLPRGIPASGAWLAAGSIPLILLCCLPFVVRSYTIAGDELLIRRLLWTTRLPLAGLKSAEALPRAMSGSLRTCGNGGGFSFTGWYWSKALGSYRAFVTDLNRTVVLRFEKRTVVVSPAEPEDFVRQLAPQPS is encoded by the coding sequence ATGAAAGAGTTCGCTGCCCCTTGGGGCCTCACTCTGCGCTGGAGTTCATTCGGACTGGTGGCTTTCGCCATTTTGATCTCCGCGGCCACGGCGTTGCTGCCCAGGGGCATTCCGGCATCCGGCGCGTGGCTCGCAGCCGGGAGCATTCCGCTGATCTTGCTGTGCTGCCTGCCATTCGTGGTCCGCAGCTACACGATCGCCGGCGATGAATTGCTCATCCGCCGGCTGCTCTGGACCACCCGCCTGCCGCTCGCGGGCTTGAAATCGGCCGAAGCCCTGCCGCGGGCCATGAGCGGCAGCCTCCGGACCTGCGGCAATGGCGGCGGCTTCTCCTTCACCGGCTGGTACTGGAGCAAGGCGCTCGGAAGCTACCGCGCCTTCGTCACCGACCTGAATCGCACCGTGGTGCTGCGTTTCGAAAAACGCACCGTGGTCGTCTCGCCCGCCGAGCCGGAGGATTTCGTGCGACAGCTCGCCCCTCAGCCATCGTAG
- the recG gene encoding ATP-dependent DNA helicase RecG: MGKGRSRAEARRASQAGQVSCTSPNARTARSLSPDASLTPITAPLASLDFLGAKEVISLASAGLHVAGDLLDWLPRRYEDRRRFDAFPAAPGGPAICVRGKVVDTRNRFGPRARFYEAVVEDTRSSGMGTATITCRWFNMPFLKNVIAAGQEVILHGKPKDFQGRIYIDHPDFEVIRDDGGPSIHLERIVPIYRNVSGIAQRRLREIQHQLLERIDPASLGSPYDVDPTYPRAEAFREVHFPEAIEQAEAARRRFALEEFFAVQLNVVWRRARIHDHKGRVQGTKTTLLKRFYESLPFDLTGAQKRSIKEIVADLRSPRPMNRLLQGDVGSGKTFVAMASMLLAIDSGAQAALMAPTQILAEQHYLTFKRWLEPLGVRVLLRTAAKEQSTHLPLDGEAQVLIGTHALLYDKVAFTDLGLVVIDEQHKFGVSQRSRLIDQGTMPDVLVMTATPIPRTLTMTIYGDLDVSILDERPAGRGKMVTALRTAAKQTDITKFVKEQLATGRQAYLVYPLVEESEALKAESATEAFEKWQKRLSGHSVGLVHGKLSPEEKEDVMRRFRDGEIHALVATTVIEVGVDVPNANLMIIHHAERFGLAQLHQLRGRIGRGEHKSYCILLTDGKSADAMEKLAVMEKTSDGFVIAEEDLRLRGPGDVLGTMQSGLGDLRFPDFLADTALLREARALADQVIAEDPSLAALHASLRSLIQENPVASSQRG; this comes from the coding sequence ATCGGCAAAGGCAGAAGCCGCGCCGAAGCCCGCAGAGCCTCCCAAGCCGGCCAAGTAAGCTGCACGTCTCCCAACGCGAGGACAGCAAGGTCCCTTTCTCCTGACGCCTCTTTGACCCCGATCACCGCTCCCCTCGCCTCCCTCGATTTCCTCGGGGCCAAGGAAGTCATCTCGCTCGCTTCCGCCGGTCTTCACGTCGCGGGCGACCTGCTCGATTGGCTGCCGCGCCGTTACGAAGACCGGCGGCGCTTCGATGCCTTCCCCGCCGCACCCGGCGGACCAGCCATCTGCGTCCGCGGCAAGGTCGTCGATACCCGCAACCGCTTCGGCCCGCGTGCCCGCTTCTACGAGGCCGTCGTCGAGGACACCCGCAGCTCGGGCATGGGCACCGCCACCATCACCTGCCGGTGGTTCAATATGCCCTTCCTGAAGAACGTCATCGCCGCGGGTCAGGAAGTCATCCTCCACGGCAAGCCAAAGGATTTCCAAGGCAGGATCTACATCGACCATCCCGACTTCGAGGTCATCCGCGACGACGGCGGCCCATCCATCCACCTCGAGCGCATCGTACCCATCTACCGCAATGTCTCCGGCATTGCCCAGCGGCGGCTCAGGGAAATCCAGCACCAGTTGTTAGAGAGGATCGATCCCGCCTCGCTCGGCTCGCCCTACGATGTCGATCCGACCTACCCGCGCGCCGAGGCCTTCCGCGAAGTGCACTTCCCCGAAGCCATCGAGCAGGCCGAGGCCGCACGCCGCCGCTTTGCCCTCGAAGAGTTCTTCGCCGTGCAGCTCAATGTCGTCTGGCGACGCGCCCGCATTCACGATCACAAAGGCCGCGTGCAGGGAACCAAGACGACCTTGCTAAAGCGCTTCTACGAAAGCCTGCCCTTCGACCTCACCGGCGCGCAGAAGCGCTCGATCAAGGAAATCGTCGCCGACCTCCGCTCCCCGCGCCCCATGAATCGCCTGCTGCAAGGCGACGTCGGCAGCGGCAAGACCTTCGTCGCCATGGCCTCGATGCTGCTGGCCATCGACTCCGGCGCCCAGGCCGCGCTGATGGCGCCCACCCAGATCCTCGCCGAGCAGCACTACCTCACCTTCAAGCGCTGGCTCGAGCCACTCGGCGTCCGAGTCCTCCTGCGCACCGCCGCGAAGGAGCAAAGCACCCACCTTCCCCTCGATGGCGAGGCCCAGGTGCTCATCGGCACCCACGCCCTGCTCTACGACAAGGTCGCCTTCACTGACCTCGGCCTCGTGGTCATCGATGAACAGCACAAGTTCGGCGTCTCCCAGCGCTCGCGTCTCATCGATCAAGGTACGATGCCCGACGTACTTGTCATGACCGCCACCCCGATCCCGCGGACCTTGACCATGACCATCTACGGCGACCTCGACGTCTCCATCCTCGACGAGCGCCCCGCCGGCCGCGGCAAGATGGTCACCGCCCTCCGCACCGCCGCGAAGCAGACTGACATCACGAAATTCGTGAAGGAACAGCTCGCCACCGGTCGCCAAGCCTACCTCGTCTATCCACTCGTCGAGGAAAGCGAAGCGCTCAAGGCCGAGTCCGCCACCGAGGCCTTCGAGAAATGGCAAAAGCGCCTTTCCGGGCACTCCGTCGGCCTCGTCCACGGCAAGCTTTCCCCCGAGGAAAAGGAAGACGTGATGCGCCGCTTCCGCGATGGCGAGATCCACGCGCTCGTCGCCACCACCGTCATCGAAGTCGGCGTCGATGTCCCGAATGCCAACCTCATGATCATCCACCACGCCGAGCGCTTCGGCCTGGCCCAGCTTCACCAGCTCCGCGGACGCATCGGCCGCGGCGAGCACAAGAGCTACTGCATCCTGCTCACCGACGGCAAAAGCGCCGACGCCATGGAGAAACTCGCCGTCATGGAAAAGACCTCGGACGGCTTCGTCATCGCCGAGGAAGACCTCCGCCTCCGCGGCCCCGGCGACGTCCTCGGCACCATGCAAAGCGGCCTCGGCGACCTCAGGTTCCCCGACTTCCTCGCCGATACCGCCCTGCTTCGCGAAGCCCGTGCCCTGGCGGACCAGGTCATCGCCGAAGATCCGTCACTTGCCGCGCTTCACGCGTCCCTGCGTTCCCTGATTCAGGAAAACCCTGTCGCTTCTTCCCAACGCGGGTGA
- a CDS encoding VOC family protein: protein MKTNISPFLWFDTQAEEAANFYCSVFPNSKILAISRYSEAGQEQHGRPPGSVMVVSFELDGQKFTALNGGPSFQFSCAVSFVVGCDTQEEIDHYWDKLGEGGAPEAKQCGWLADRFGLSWQIVPSMLGELFGGEQGEGAKRAMSAMMGMKKLDIAALKAAYDG, encoded by the coding sequence ATGAAAACCAATATCAGCCCTTTCCTTTGGTTCGACACCCAGGCCGAAGAAGCCGCAAATTTCTACTGCAGCGTCTTTCCGAATTCGAAGATCCTCGCGATTTCGCGCTACAGTGAGGCGGGGCAGGAGCAGCACGGGCGGCCGCCGGGCTCGGTGATGGTGGTGTCCTTCGAGCTCGATGGGCAGAAATTCACCGCGCTCAACGGCGGGCCGAGCTTTCAGTTTAGCTGTGCGGTGTCGTTCGTCGTCGGATGCGACACGCAGGAGGAGATCGACCACTACTGGGATAAGCTCGGCGAGGGCGGAGCGCCCGAGGCGAAGCAATGCGGCTGGCTGGCGGACCGCTTCGGGCTCTCGTGGCAGATCGTGCCGTCGATGCTCGGGGAGTTGTTCGGTGGCGAGCAGGGCGAGGGTGCCAAGCGAGCGATGTCCGCCATGATGGGGATGAAGAAGCTCGATATCGCGGCGCTCAAGGCGGCCTACGATGGCTGA
- the lepA gene encoding translation elongation factor 4 has protein sequence MPTSLTRNFSIIAHIDHGKTTLSDRLMAATNTVAERDQQAQLLDAMDLEREKGITIKSHPVAMTYTAKDGKTYKLNLLDTPGHVDFSYEVARSLAACEGAILMIDAAQGVEAQTVANLHLALQQNLTIIPVLNKIDLPAADVEKCRKQLEDILAIPGEDAIPASAKQGIGIEDILEAVVKRVPAPTENPDKLLRATVFDSIYDTYRGVVSYVRVFSGTVKKGQRVKLFATNKTYEVKEVGVFTPKMNAREKLVAGDVGYVIANMKSADEAKIGDTLTDNTHPCPEALPGYKEIQPMVFSGIYPIDASDYESLKTAMAKLQINDAAFTYMSESSIALGFGFRCGFLGLLHMEIIQERLRREFNMDVISTYPSVIYQVTKTNGDEVIVDNPSFFPEQQTIAEVREPLVKVFIMIPGDYIGDIMSLVMEKRGEVTNTETIDDTRVMLTCLLPLAEILVDFNDRLKSCTRGYGSMDYEHAGYRAANMVKMEMLIAGDPIEAFATIVHRDKAEGYGRALAARLKEVIPNQLFVVAIQACIGGKIIARESISAMRKDVTAKCYGGDISRKRKLLEKQKEGKKKMKAIGKVNIPQDAFIKVLKSGD, from the coding sequence ATGCCTACATCCCTGACCCGCAATTTCTCGATCATCGCCCACATCGACCACGGGAAGACCACGCTTTCAGACCGGCTGATGGCCGCCACGAATACCGTGGCTGAGCGCGACCAGCAGGCCCAGCTGCTCGATGCGATGGACCTGGAGCGGGAAAAGGGAATCACGATCAAGTCCCACCCGGTCGCCATGACCTACACGGCCAAGGACGGGAAGACGTACAAGCTCAACCTGCTGGATACCCCCGGCCACGTCGATTTCTCCTATGAGGTCGCCCGCTCGCTCGCCGCCTGCGAGGGAGCCATCCTGATGATCGACGCCGCCCAAGGCGTGGAGGCGCAGACCGTCGCGAACCTCCACCTGGCGCTTCAGCAGAACCTCACGATCATCCCGGTCCTCAACAAGATCGACCTGCCCGCCGCCGACGTCGAAAAGTGCCGCAAGCAGCTGGAGGACATCCTCGCCATCCCCGGGGAGGACGCGATTCCCGCCTCCGCCAAGCAGGGCATCGGCATCGAGGACATCCTGGAAGCCGTCGTCAAACGTGTGCCGGCACCGACGGAGAACCCGGACAAGCTGCTGCGCGCCACGGTTTTCGATTCGATCTACGATACCTACCGCGGTGTCGTCTCCTACGTCCGCGTCTTCTCCGGCACGGTGAAGAAGGGCCAGCGGGTGAAACTTTTCGCCACGAACAAGACCTACGAGGTCAAGGAAGTGGGTGTCTTCACCCCGAAGATGAATGCTCGCGAAAAACTGGTGGCCGGCGACGTCGGCTACGTGATCGCGAACATGAAGTCCGCGGACGAGGCGAAGATCGGCGACACGCTCACCGATAACACCCACCCCTGCCCGGAAGCCCTGCCGGGCTACAAGGAGATCCAGCCGATGGTCTTCTCCGGCATCTACCCGATCGATGCCTCCGACTACGAGTCGCTCAAGACGGCGATGGCGAAGCTGCAGATCAACGATGCCGCCTTCACCTACATGTCGGAAAGCTCGATCGCGCTGGGCTTCGGCTTCCGCTGCGGGTTCCTCGGCCTGCTCCACATGGAGATCATCCAGGAGCGCCTGCGCCGCGAGTTCAACATGGACGTGATCTCCACCTACCCGTCCGTGATCTATCAGGTCACGAAGACGAACGGTGACGAGGTGATCGTGGACAATCCTTCGTTCTTCCCCGAGCAGCAGACCATCGCGGAAGTCCGCGAGCCGCTGGTGAAGGTCTTCATCATGATCCCCGGTGACTACATCGGCGACATCATGTCGCTGGTGATGGAGAAACGCGGCGAGGTCACGAACACGGAGACGATCGACGATACCCGCGTGATGCTCACCTGCCTGCTGCCGCTGGCTGAGATCCTCGTCGATTTCAACGACCGGCTGAAGTCCTGCACCCGGGGCTACGGCTCGATGGACTACGAGCACGCCGGCTACCGCGCTGCGAACATGGTGAAGATGGAAATGCTGATCGCGGGCGACCCGATCGAGGCCTTCGCCACAATCGTGCACCGTGACAAGGCCGAGGGCTACGGGCGTGCGCTTGCCGCGCGCCTGAAGGAAGTCATTCCGAACCAGCTCTTCGTCGTCGCCATCCAGGCCTGCATCGGTGGCAAGATCATCGCCCGCGAAAGCATCTCCGCCATGCGCAAGGACGTGACCGCCAAGTGCTACGGCGGTGACATTTCCCGTAAGCGCAAGCTGCTGGAGAAGCAGAAGGAAGGTAAGAAGAAGATGAAGGCCATCGGCAAGGTGAACATCCCGCAGGATGCCTTCATCAAGGTGCTGAAGAGCGGGGATTGA
- a CDS encoding Pycsar system effector family protein, which produces MPRIDFLRFASKPPVSTGSEPTPRSSPPDEDGRLTAMAKGVNDVLNYYIQVTDTKASIFIAGSVAAASFLLTKFPDTMLARALYFVGAGGLGMGLVLATFVVLPRLPARSGGGSVFWGDIAGCSCAAEYCGRFGKSAGAGLLDEEYSALNYHTSRILKQKIRVLRAGILCFLGGVIAALAQYLLHG; this is translated from the coding sequence ATGCCGCGCATCGACTTTCTCCGCTTCGCCTCCAAGCCACCGGTCTCCACTGGCAGCGAGCCTACGCCGCGCTCGTCCCCTCCCGATGAAGACGGACGCCTCACTGCCATGGCCAAGGGCGTGAACGACGTGCTCAACTACTACATCCAGGTCACCGACACCAAGGCCTCCATCTTCATCGCTGGCAGCGTCGCCGCGGCTTCGTTCCTCCTGACCAAGTTCCCCGACACGATGCTGGCACGCGCCCTCTATTTCGTCGGTGCCGGCGGCCTCGGCATGGGCCTGGTGCTCGCCACCTTCGTCGTGCTGCCACGGCTTCCCGCCCGCAGCGGCGGCGGCAGCGTCTTCTGGGGCGACATCGCCGGCTGCTCCTGCGCGGCAGAATACTGCGGCCGCTTCGGCAAATCCGCCGGCGCCGGCCTGCTCGATGAAGAATACAGCGCGCTCAACTACCACACCTCTCGCATCCTCAAGCAAAAGATCCGCGTCCTCCGCGCCGGGATCCTCTGCTTCCTCGGCGGCGTGATCGCGGCACTAGCGCAGTATCTGCTGCACGGGTGA
- a CDS encoding RNA recognition motif domain-containing protein: MMKMYVGNLSFQTTKQEIQDLFSQQGQVTDVHLPVDRESGQPRGFAFVTMGSSSEMTNAIKAFDGYDLGGRKLKVNEAQAREERGGGGGGGGSRGGYGGGGGGGGGYGGGGGKPSGGGRRY, encoded by the coding sequence ATGATGAAAATGTACGTAGGCAACCTGTCGTTTCAGACGACCAAGCAGGAGATCCAGGACCTGTTTTCCCAGCAAGGCCAAGTGACCGACGTCCACCTTCCGGTGGATCGTGAAAGCGGCCAGCCGCGCGGTTTCGCGTTCGTAACGATGGGTTCGAGCTCCGAGATGACCAATGCCATCAAGGCCTTCGACGGCTACGATCTCGGCGGCCGCAAGCTCAAGGTCAACGAAGCCCAAGCCCGCGAAGAACGCGGTGGCGGCGGCGGAGGTGGTGGTAGCCGCGGCGGCTATGGTGGTGGCGGCGGCGGTGGCGGCGGCTACGGTGGTGGTGGCGGCAAGCCTTCGGGCGGCGGCCGTCGCTATTGA
- a CDS encoding metallophosphoesterase family protein, translating to MKTFVIGDIHGYLRALDALLDAVPFGPDDLLLFLGDYVDKGPDTKGVLDRLANFSSRPNTVFLRGNHDQMLLDAHLDPDKYSIWESLAGDDPLASYGSGDSSELIEQIPESHWHFLAQTCVDFLEDERFIFVHAGIRSHLSPQEEDTDHLHWLTLSMAQPHFSHRTVICGHSAQASGIIADLGHTICIDTGISKGKFLTCLELGSFHYWQSSPEGRIQDGLLRAKP from the coding sequence ATGAAGACCTTCGTCATCGGTGACATCCACGGCTACCTCCGCGCTCTCGATGCGCTCCTTGATGCCGTGCCCTTCGGCCCGGACGACCTCCTTCTCTTCCTCGGCGACTACGTGGACAAGGGCCCTGACACCAAGGGCGTGCTCGATCGGTTGGCAAACTTCTCATCCCGCCCAAACACCGTCTTCCTGCGCGGCAATCACGACCAGATGCTGCTCGATGCCCATCTTGATCCGGACAAGTATTCCATCTGGGAAAGCCTGGCCGGAGACGATCCCCTCGCCAGCTACGGCTCGGGGGATTCCAGCGAACTCATCGAGCAAATCCCGGAAAGCCACTGGCACTTCCTCGCACAAACGTGCGTCGATTTTCTCGAAGACGAGCGCTTCATTTTCGTTCACGCGGGCATTCGCTCCCATCTCTCCCCGCAAGAAGAAGACACCGATCATCTGCACTGGCTGACGCTCTCCATGGCCCAGCCTCACTTCAGCCACCGCACCGTCATCTGCGGGCACTCCGCCCAGGCATCGGGAATCATTGCCGACCTCGGTCACACGATTTGCATCGATACCGGCATCTCGAAGGGGAAGTTCCTGACCTGTCTTGAATTAGGCAGCTTCCATTACTGGCAATCGTCGCCGGAGGGTCGGATCCAAGACGGGCTCCTCCGCGCGAAGCCATAA
- a CDS encoding metallophosphoesterase, which yields MGLGIVISDLHLLSVRSVGEQRLASIRDDLAAADVIVFNGDTFDFRWSHFGNEERSVEVALDWLRLFAAAHPRAAVHFICGNHDCLDAFTRRLGDLVEACPSLRWHETHLQLGSHLFVHGDCAHQRMDAAGLGRYREVWRNDRPRAAWLGQGYRVADRLGITWMAHRAHFRPRTTLERLTWHLDRAVPGWKEVTEHCYFGHTHLPFRDRLHGGVAFHNTGCAIAGARFAPARFTI from the coding sequence ATGGGTCTCGGAATCGTCATTTCGGATCTGCATCTTCTCTCGGTCCGTTCGGTCGGAGAGCAGCGGCTTGCTTCGATTCGTGATGATTTGGCCGCGGCTGATGTCATCGTGTTTAATGGCGACACCTTCGATTTCCGCTGGAGCCACTTTGGTAATGAAGAGAGATCGGTGGAGGTGGCACTCGATTGGCTCCGCCTGTTTGCCGCAGCTCATCCGCGAGCTGCGGTGCATTTCATTTGCGGGAATCACGATTGTCTGGATGCGTTCACCCGGCGCTTGGGTGACTTGGTGGAGGCATGTCCTTCGCTGAGGTGGCATGAGACGCACCTGCAGCTCGGCTCGCATCTCTTCGTCCATGGTGACTGTGCCCACCAGCGGATGGATGCTGCCGGGCTCGGTCGCTATCGCGAGGTCTGGAGAAACGATCGGCCTCGCGCGGCGTGGCTAGGCCAAGGATATCGCGTCGCCGACCGGCTTGGGATCACGTGGATGGCGCATCGCGCGCATTTCCGGCCGCGCACGACGCTCGAACGCCTGACATGGCATCTTGATCGTGCCGTGCCCGGCTGGAAAGAGGTGACCGAGCATTGCTACTTCGGTCATACGCATCTGCCATTCCGGGATCGCCTGCATGGAGGCGTCGCTTTCCACAACACCGGCTGTGCCATTGCCGGTGCGCGGTTCGCGCCCGCCAGATTCACGATTTGA